A region of the Passer domesticus isolate bPasDom1 chromosome Z, bPasDom1.hap1, whole genome shotgun sequence genome:
TTAAGGGCTCCTCATTTTGGCTTATCACATGAGATGCTGTGCTTGAAAGCAATCAAGTCCTTCTTGGAAAGGCCTCCGCCTGATGAAAGGTGGAGAAGATGGCCCTCCCACTTGCTGTTCTCAGCAGTTGGAAGCCAAGTGAGCACaaagggcccagagctgccgcCAGTGGGGCTGCATTTGGCGTCGTCTGGGGAGCGGCGTCTCGGTGTGCAAGTGAGCGCCCTGCTCACTGCTTTTGTCTTTCAGGGAGCATCGTGAGTCTGGGCCAGCCAGTGAGCAAATACACGGCATTTGAAGAACTTGGGCGAGGGTAAGTGTGACGCCAGCTCATGTTCCAAAAGCGTGGGCCAGCTCTTTGGCTGGTGCAGTCTCAAGCGTCAAGTCAGGCAAGCTCCAAAGACAGAGGAAAGACTCTGGCTTTAGCTCCTGTCGCCTCCCAGGAGTGCTCAGTCAGAGCAATCCAAAGGCCTCCTCCAAGACAAGTTGATGCTGGCAATGTCCAGCTTGTAGCAATGAGGagcaggaaaaatggaaaatgccctgcccctgcagctttATGGCCAGAGGGAGCGCCTGGCCATCCAAGAAATGTCCGATTCTCCAAGACAGTGTTCTGACTATAAGTTTCCCCCCTtgttttacacacacacacacacacacacacacacacacacacacgcatgCATGCACACCCACATAAGGAGAGAGTTCCCCGTTAGGTTGGGAAAAGACCTAAGTGGGTGTGTGCCTTGGTGATTTCCAGCAGCCCTTGCTCTTCACACTGGACCTTAGCGTCCCCTTGGACACCCTGGCCTGCGTGGCAGAAGGCTCTGGGCTGATGTGCTGTTGGCTGAAGGGACGCCGCAGCCAGGCATCCAGGCCGTCTGGAGAGATCTCCTGCCTGGGCTTGCTTTCACTGCCAGGGATAAAGggctttttctgctgctgttttcttcctaGGGGTTTTGGCGCTGTTTATAAGGCCCTTGACACCAGCACAGGACAACAGGTAAAGTGCCAACAGCCCCAGCAGATTTTGCACCTCTGGAGCGCTTTCCTCGCTGctgtgagctctgcctggaggcTTGGGTTCCCGCTCCAtgtctgcagcagaggctgttcCTCTGCAGTACAGTCTTGGCTCAGGGTGGAGAATGCATTTGGGCTGGGCTTTGGTGCTTCTGCTGAGCTCGGCTGTCTAGTAGCAAGGCCGTTTTGGCACAGCTGGCCGCGTCCTTGCACGGGCACTGGCTGCGCGCTCCTTGTGATCGCGCGCCGGGTGCGTCTTCTCAAGTGAATGGTGGGCAATGTCATTTCAGGTGGCCATCAAGATCATGTCACTCCAAGAGGAGATGTCCGAGGAGCTGGCTGTCAATGAAATCCTGGTCCTGAGGGACAACAGGAATCCCAATATTGTCACCTACTTGGACAGGTTGGCCTATGCTCATGTCAGTGTAGCTTGAGATATTGCAAGGCAGAAGAGGCAATGCCCTTTGGTCACTGGAAGAGAATGGAGATCTTTAGGATTTCTCGACTCGTCTCCAGCGCATGGCAGGAGGTTGACCTGCTGTCCAACCATCTCTTCTGGCACATGTAGCTTGGAGAGCAGTTGCCAAAACCTGGGCCAGGCCCTCGGGTGAAGGAGCAGTGCGGCCCATTGCTCTGTCTCCATGCCACgcttttcttcttccagctACCTGGTGGATGCGGAGCTCTGGCTGGCCATGGAGTTCATGGACGGCGGCACGTTGTTTGATGTGCTCAGGGCAGTGTACCTGGAGGAAGGACAGATAGGCGCTGTCTGTCGGGAGGTGAGGGATCCCGCTTGTGCTTCCCCAGGCCTGCCCTGCACGGTGCTTGTCAACTGCAGGGTAAAGGCAGCAGAGATTTCTTGCTCTCGGCTTTCTTTTGGTGCTGCTGTCACGACGCAGAGGAGAAAGAAGGGCGTCTGAGGTGAACTGCCTGCCGGTGTCCCCGCACTCCTTCGGCTCTGTTCTTGCACTCTTCCACACGCTCTGTCCTCTGGCGCTCGTGCTGGCTCCCTGGCTTCGTTTCCCTTGTTTCCTCTTCTCAGCTTTGCCTCTGAAAGTCTGCCTGCAGCCTGTCCGTCTTTCCTACATTCCATGCCACTGTGAGCAAGCATGCAGGTGGCAGAATTTGAAGCTAAGGGCAAAGAGATGTCCTCAGCTTCCAAGGATAGCATTGCAGCCCAGATGGCATTGGATTCTGGAACACATCTCACGTGCTGCTTCCTCCGCTGCTGCCACTAGGCTTCCACAAAAATCTTTGCCATGCCGCCTCCCAGGCCGAGGTGATGCGCTTCGTACCGAAGGCGGGTGGAACTTGTGGAAGGCCAGATGCCTTCGCTTTGAAATGCGGAAAACACTTCTAAGAGCCTTGAAGCATCAAGCTGTTCTTCTCGACAGCACCACGATGCTGCGGCCTCGCTCACAACTCCCTGCGAAAGCTGTCAGTCTCATCGAATCCTTTCCTTTCCAGCGGGCTGGAATCAGAGCCTGGATGTTAAGtttccctctctcctttttctctctcagtgcctgcaaggactgCATTTCCTTCACTGCCGCCAAGTCATCCACAGAGACATCAAGAGCGGCAACGTTCTCCTGGGCATGGACGGAGCTGTCAAATTGGGTGGGTGTTTTGGTTCAGGTGCAGCATTGCCGGCACGCAGCGCATGTGAGGCTGCATTTTGGCGACTGCCACTGGCCCAGAAGCACTGCTTGGCCAGCGTGTGAATGGTGAGGGTGTTTCTTCAAGTGGCCAATGCCTTATTTCCCTGGCTCCAGCCACGTGGAAGGAGAGCTCAGCTGTGTTTTCAGCTGCATTCAGCATGGCCTTGTCAGGCTTGGAGTGGGCAATCCTTTTGCCTGGCTTGCCAGTGGTAGCTGGCCTTGACAGGCCTTGTTTTTGTCCTCAGCTGACTTTGGCCTCTGcgctcagctcagccctgagcGCAGCAAGCGCAGCTCCAGCGTCGGCACTCCCAGCTGGATGGCACCGGAGGTGGTGCGAGGAGAAGCCtacggccccaaagtggacatctgGTCCCTGGGGATCATGGGGCTGGAAATGGTGGAAGGGGAAGCTCCTTACCAGAGGGAAGCCCGTCTCAGGGTAAGGTGCAGCTTAGAAAGGGGAGAGAGAGCTGCTGTGGCGAGGAAAGGAGCAGCTCGAGTGTCCTCTTCCATCCGTGTGCTGTAGGTTTTTGAACTGATAGAAAGGAACGGGCCCCCAAAACTGCAGAACCCCAGGCAGCACTCGGCTCTCCTGCGCGACTTCCTccgctgctgcctgcaggcagaccAGGACAGGCGCTGGAGtgcccaggagctcctgcaggtaagGAAAAGCAAAGGGGCAAAAAGCCCTGTCAGCTGAGGACACCTGCAGGAAGGGATGCAGAGGAGCGTGGGCCACGGCGGCGAGACAGGTTACAGGACAGGAAGGCGCAGGGGGACCTGCTGCCCTCGGTCCTCTTGGTGTGTCTTTCTGGTagcccaggaatgctgctggagcccGTCAGGGTCTTGGAAAGTAAGGgttcctttctttcttgtttcTCCTCTGGGCAGCACCCGTTTGTGACCTCAGGCGAGCCTgcctccagcctggctgctctgatCACCTCAGCCAAGCAAGCGCAGGATTGACTGGAGAGGAGACGCCCGCGCCTGAGGAGACCCTTGTGCCCCGCCAGCtcagaggggggaaaaggggatgtATCGCGTTTAGGCAGAGATTCCGCCATCCCCTGAGTCTTAAGAGGAGCTCTGCTGTAGATAGGAAATTTAGTGGTTGTGTAATTTTGTCAGTTTAGGTCTGTTCAATTTAAATctcttttggttttattttcattttctccaaaGATTAAATTCTAGAAATGTAGGCAGCGTAGGGGGTGACTTTTAAGGATCATAGAACCTAGATAGCTTAGATAATAGAGGATTGTTTAGCTTAGAAGAGAGGATTGTTAATTTAAGGAAGCTCTGGGGTATCTTTGAAGTAGAAATGAATGAACTgtgataaaaataataatagtaataatagtaataataataataataataataataataataataataataataatagtagtagtagtagtagttaAGCTGTGAGAGGAAAAGCTGTGATGCTGGAGAAGTGCAACCTGCAGGTGCTAGGAGCTTTTGGCCTGAACAGGCCACCTGCAGGACAGGATGATGAAGAGGTAGAAGTAGTGAGGGAATACTTTATTTCAGCTGGAGTGACAATAAAACTCTAAACTATCCAGAGTGTTGTGAGACTCCTTTCCTTGCCATGCTGTAGCTAAGCTGGACAGTCCCTTTCAGAGGCCCAAAGAACATGTGGAGCTGAGCAGCTTTGCTGGCCTTAACTGGGCAAAGCAAGCGCAGGAGGACTGCAGAGGAGACGCCTGCGCCTGAGGAGGCCCTTGTGTCCCGCCAgctcagaggaaggaaaagggaatgtATTGGGTTTAGGCAGAGATTCAGCCACGCCCTGAGTTTTATGAGGAGCTGTGCCATAGATAGGAAATTGAATGCTTGCAGGTTTTCTTGGCTAAGCTGTATTTAGTCAGGCCTATAGAGCACAGAAAGCTTCATTCACGAAGCATTTCTTCGACAAGCGTCGAGTATTGTTGATGTAGGCAAGCTCAGAATTCTCCTTTAAGGAGAAATGAATGAATGGTCCTAAGAAGAATTAAGCTACCAGAGAAGGAGCTGGGATTCAGCAGATCTGGCCCAGGCACGTGCTATGAGCTATCAGAACTGAAGGACACCTGGAGGACAGAATGACGCCAATGAAGATGCTGAAGTAACCAGAAGACGCTCTGTTCCAGCCCTCGGTTTCAGCAGGACTGGCACTACAGCCCCTAAACCCTCCAGAGCCCTGCAATGTTGCCTTCCGTGTCAGGCTGCGCCTAAGCTGCTCAGTGCCTTGGAAGCTCCTGTGCGCTCCGGACGGGCTGTCCCGTCCAGGGCTTTGCGCTGCTTCCGAGCGGCCCAAGGCTCTCCCCCTTCACAGAGGGGCCCTGCCCCGCCCCACGCACCTCCTGACAGCCGCCCCACAAGGAGGGCTGAACGGGCACGTCCTCCTAACACCGCCCTCTCTTAAACCTTTGGGGCACCAAAGCGCTCTGCTCAAGGGCCTCTCAGGGCCTACACTCGGCTTTCCATGCTAAGGTGTCGCGCTTCCTTCTCTAAGCCCTACAATCGCCTGGTTGATGCCAGCTGActtggaaatggggaaaatgggatgcTTTCAAATTGAGGCCACTCTTCTGGGTAACAACTGCAGTGTTTCAGCAACAGAATTTCAAGGTAATGCTGAGTCTTTCTGCAGTTGCCTTGAGTTTCAAATGCCACCCTC
Encoded here:
- the LOC135291247 gene encoding serine/threonine-protein kinase PAK 1-like, with amino-acid sequence MSLGISQEAASNYSQGSAIQRATGPAQPAAASSAPAAGTSCRSAAQQPETREEQGLKTLRSIVSLGQPVSKYTAFEELGRGGFGAVYKALDTSTGQQVAIKIMSLQEEMSEELAVNEILVLRDNRNPNIVTYLDSYLVDAELWLAMEFMDGGTLFDVLRAVYLEEGQIGAVCRECLQGLHFLHCRQVIHRDIKSGNVLLGMDGAVKLADFGLCAQLSPERSKRSSSVGTPSWMAPEVVRGEAYGPKVDIWSLGIMGLEMVEGEAPYQREARLRVFELIERNGPPKLQNPRQHSALLRDFLRCCLQADQDRRWSAQELLQVRKSKGAKSPVS